The proteins below are encoded in one region of Xenopus laevis strain J_2021 chromosome 8L, Xenopus_laevis_v10.1, whole genome shotgun sequence:
- the s100a10.L gene encoding protein S100-A10 isoform 2 (isoform 2 is encoded by transcript variant 2): protein MVAPSELEHSMEKMLLTFHKFAGEKNYMNRDDLQKLLDSEFSEFLKNQNDPLAVDKIMKDLDDCRDGRVSFHSFFSLIAGLLCACDDYYVKHMKV from the exons ATGGTGGCCCCCTCTGAGCTAGAACATTCCATGGAGAAAATGCTGTTGACTTTCCACAAGTTTGCAGGAGAGAAGAACTACATGAACCGGGACGACCTGCAGAAGCTTCTGGACAGCGAGTTCTCAGAGTTCCTGAAG AACCAAAATGACCCACTGGCCGTGGACAAAATCATGAAGGATCTGGACGACTGCCGCGATGGGCGAGTGTCTTTCCACAGCTTCTTCTCTCTCATAGCCGGCCTCCTCTGCGCCTGCGACGATTATTACGTCAAACACATGAAAGTCTGA
- the s100a11.L gene encoding S100 calcium binding protein A11 L homeolog, translated as MAQMRTTSPSEMERNMEKIIVIFQRFAGKDGCADTMTYQEFEDFMKSELCSFSCNQKNKDVLKQMMKSVDGGMDKKPDDKLDFQEFLNLIGGMMVGCHAALCKLPEGYKPNPSNKKPTDMESSMENIIRIFQKYAGKGGDKYQMDYKEFESFMKTELKTFTEGQKDPNIVQNLMKQMDGSVDDKKDGQINFQEFMNLVGGIMVSCQEAMLRSTHPKKP; from the exons GCCCAGATGCGCACTACCTCCCCGTCGGAAATGGAGCGCAACATGGAGAAGATCATCGTCATTTTCCAGCGTTTTGCGGGGAAGGACGGCTGCGCCGACACCATGACGTACCAGGAGTTTGAGGACTTCATGAAATCCGAGCTCTGCTCTTTCTCCTGT AACCAGAAGAATAAGGACGTCCTGAAGCAAATGATGAAGTCCGTTGATGGGGGGATGGACAAGAAACCAGACGATAAGTTGGACTTCCAGGAATTCCTCAATCTGATTGGTGGGATGATGGTGGGCTGCCATGCTGCTCTGTGTAAGCTCCCCGAGGGCTACAAG CCCAACCCCTCTAACAAGAAGCCCACGGACATGGAGTCGTCCATGGAGAACATCATTCGCATTTTTCAGAAGTACGCAGGCAAGGGCGGGGACAAGTACCAAATGGACTACAAGGAGTTCGAGAGTTTCATGAAGACGGAGCTGAAAACTTTCACCGAG GGCCAGAAGGACCCCAATATTGTGCAGAACCTGATGAAGCAGATGGACGGCTCGGTGGATGACAAGAAGGACGGACAGATCAACTTCCAGGAGTTCATGAACCTGGTGGGGGGCATCATGGTGTCGTGTCAGGAGGCGATGCTGAGGAGCACTCACCCCAAGAAACCCTGA
- the s100a10.L gene encoding protein S100-A10 isoform 1 (isoform 1 is encoded by transcript variant 1): MVAPSELEHSMEKMLLTFHKFAGEKNYMNRDDLQKLLDSEFSEFLKNQNDPMTVDKIMKDLDDCRKGQVNFRSYCSLIAGLLIACNEYYVKHMKKR; this comes from the exons ATGGTGGCCCCCTCTGAGCTAGAACATTCCATGGAGAAAATGCTGTTGACTTTCCACAAGTTTGCAGGAGAGAAGAACTACATGAACCGGGACGACCTGCAGAAGCTTCTGGACAGCGAGTTCTCAGAGTTCCTGAAG AACCAAAACGACCCCATGACTGTGGACAAAATCATGAAGGACCTGGATGACTGCCGCAAAGGGCAAGTGAACTTCCGCAGCTACTGCTCTCTCATAGCCGGCCTCCTCATCGCCTGCAACGAGTATTACGTCAAACACATGAAAAAGAGGTGA